In Populus alba chromosome 1, ASM523922v2, whole genome shotgun sequence, a single window of DNA contains:
- the LOC118038206 gene encoding uncharacterized protein, which translates to MEKEDTKLMKLEKMDKDDYPEELREQGAAALLLSCLLHTRLSCKTALALDKVKSNILGGGKRSQNSNSSRSSPRVSPTQNPGAAVRRSHFDDQQGEDNSNAAARNLPEEPPIRSLEAALRLIENYVPHEVPSIPGLNGIIGRCSKPFEKQLTESDLRDDQSRLSINKADAQKYLYPLLNEDENLAEGINVTAYDPNGKEFEMVFKIWVSKIHVLIGGWKAFFHEHRLRKDQDFVTLWMFRRLDTEKLCFVINWRRLPGVTTSIKRKRVRMNKSMDQLTC; encoded by the coding sequence ATGGAAAAGGAAGATACGAAGTTGATGAAGCTTGAAAAAATGGACAAGGATGACTACCCTGAAGAACTCAGAGAGCAAGGAGCAGCAGCTCTACTGCTGTCCTGTCTACTGCACACAAGGCTTAGCTGCAAAACTGCTTTGGCTTTGGATAAAGTGAAAAGCAATATCCTTGGTGGTGGAAAGAGGAGCCAGAATTCAAACTCCAGCAGAAGCAGTCCAAGAGTTTCGCCAACTCAAAATCCTGGAGCTGCGGTCAGAAGAAGCCATTTTGATGATCAACAAGGTGAAGACAACAGCAATGCTGCTGCTAGAAACTTGCCGGAAGAGCCACCAATACGAAGCCTAGAAGCAGCTCTCAGGCTCATTGAAAACTACGTTCCCCATGAAGTCCCCTCAATTCCAGGTTTAAATGGGATAATTGGAAGATGCAGCAAGCCTTTTGAAAAGCAGTTGACAGAGAGTGATTTGAGGGATGATCAGAGCAGGCTGTCAATTAACAAAGCAGATGCACAAAAGTACCTCTACCCATTGCTGAATGAAGATGAGAATCTTGCTGAAGGAATCAACGTGACCGCTTATGACCCTAATGGCAAGGAATTCGAGATGGTATTCAAGATCTGGGTGTCCAAGATTCATGTCCTCATTGGAGGGTGGAAAGCATTCTTCCATGAGCATCGGTTGAGGAAAGACCAAGACTTTGTTACTCTGTGGATGTTTCGAAGGCTAGATACAGAAAAGCTTTGCTTTGTGATCAACTGGAGGAGATTGCCAGGTGTCACCACAtcaattaaaaggaaaagggtCAGGATGAATAAGTCCATGGATCAATTGACTTGCTGA